One part of the Ornithodoros turicata isolate Travis chromosome 2, ASM3712646v1, whole genome shotgun sequence genome encodes these proteins:
- the LOC135385944 gene encoding uncharacterized protein LOC135385944, with protein MNLEAGHPSRNAEIVVDDENCELALAAIALLEAEEELSASSGSRGQRPKRRSVWVKPYLLRRPQMSCYENLMRELAVEDHDGYRRYLRMDVATFEYLLNMVRPYIEKQDTNFRAAISPGERLAVTLRHLATGYQGPEGSSKMLSVSWQAGGSFSGVRYGPVLKMPRIW; from the exons ATGAATCTCGAGGCAGGTCATCCAAGCAGGAATG CAGAGATCGTGGTGGATGACGAAAACTGTGAGCTCGCCCTTGCAGCTATTGCTCTGTTGGAAGCAGAGGAAGAATTAAGCGCCAGCTCTGGCAGCCGTGGTCAGCGTCCCAAACGACGCAGCGTCTGGGTAAAGCCGTATCTATTGCGACGGCCCCAGATGAGCTGCTATGAAAATCTAATGCGGGAGCTGGCGGTCGAAGATCACGACGGATACAGAAGATACCTGCGCATGGACGTGGCGACGTTCGAGTATCTACTAAACATGGTTCGCCCATATATCGAGAAGCAAGACACGAACTTCCGAGCGGCAATATCTCCAGGAGAACGTCTCGCTGTCACGTTGAGGCATCTTGCAACAG GCTATCAAGGGCCAGAAGGGTCGTCGAAAATGCTTTCGGTGTCCTGGCAAGCCGGTGGCAGCTTTTCAGGAGTCCGATACGGTCCAGTGCTGAAAATGCCAAGGATCTGGTGA